Genomic segment of Pasteurella multocida subsp. multocida OH4807:
CTAAAAAATTACCCGTATAAACTTGCAACGCAGGTTGCGAGGTAGATACATGTAGACTCAATGAACCATCACTTGCAGTTAAAATCGCGCTGGTCTGCGTCTTATCTTCGTTCAATAAAAAGGCATGATCATAACCTTTAACTAAAACCTGTTCATCTTGCAAAAAATCCTGACCAATTTTTTTCATTCGGCGAAAATCAAAACTGGTCTGTTGCACCGATTTCAATGGTCCATTCGGAATGCCTTCTGCATCAACGGGTAAATAGTAGTCTGCATTTAATTGCAAATAATGAGTACGAATATCCGCCCCATAATCTGCATCATTTAAATTGAAGTACGCATGGTTAGTTAAATTGAGAGGACCGTCTTGGTCTGTTTCAGCGTCAAACCTTACCTCGACACAGTTTTCTTCTGTCAATGTATAAGTTAATGTCACATTGAGATTCCCCTGAAAGCCTTGATCCCCATCCACAGAAAAAAGTGTAAAACGCACAAAATTATCACCGCACTGTGCAACACGCCAGCGCTTACCATTAAATCCTGTGGTCCCACCATGCAATTGGTGGCGACCGTGATTAAGATCCAGTTGAATCGTTTTACCATTCAGCACAAATTGTCCCTGTGCAATACGATTCGCATAACGACCTACCGTCACTCCTAAATAGGCTTGTTGGCTGGGGTAGTCCTCGACTCTACAGCCTAATAACACTTCGCGTAATACCTGTTGAACTGGTACTTTGCATGACATCCATGTCGCGCCCCAATCCATTACTTGAATAGTCATACCTTTCGTATTTGTTAATGTAAATAACTGAAATGGCAGACCATCTGGCGCGCATCCTTGTGCTGTTTGCATCAGCATACCGTTACCCCTTGTGATGCTGTGCAAACATAAAAGTCCTCTTTTAATCCTGTTTGTTTTTCATAGTTATCTGCAATAATTTGACGGACAGCATCCACTTTCTCGATAGGTGCCACAGCAACAATACACCCACCAAAACCACCACCAGTCATGCGAGCGCCTCCCGTTTTACCGATCGCCACTTGCGCTAATTCAACTAAATAATCAATTTGTGGTACGGTGATCTCAAAGTCATCACGCATAGAATCGTGCGACTGTCCCATTAACTCACCTAATAAAGCCAAATTTCCACTTTGGAGTGCTTGCACGGCATCCAGTACACGTTGATTTTCTGTGACCACATGACGTGCGCGTTTTGCAACCTCTGCATCAAACGCAGTTAATTCTGCTTCTCGTTGTTTAAATTGTGTAAGTGAGACATCACGCAGTGCTTTGACGCCGAAGAATTTCGCTGCTGTCTCACATTGTTGACGACGGGTATTATATTCTCCTGCTACCAAATCGTGCTTTACATGAGAATTAACAATCATCACCGCAACGTTGCTGGGAATCGGTGTTGGAACAGTATCCAATGTGCGGCAATCAATCATCAATAAGTGATCTTTTTGACCTAATGCAGAAATAAGTTGATCCATATTGCCACATTGGCAACCAACGAACTGGTTCTCTGCCTTTTGACCAATCAACGCAATCTCAGTATTAGTTAATGCCAATTGCCCTAATTGTTGGCAAAATTTTCCCACTGCGACTTCTAACGAAGCAGAAGAACTTAATCCCGCAGATAGCGGAACATTGCCTGAAATAACTAAATCGGCACCTTGCTGAAATGTGGGATAACGTTCTTGAATAAATTTCACGACACCACGTACATAGCCAGTCCACTTTTTACGAGGTTCAGGCACAATTGGCTGCGCTAAATCAAATTCGTCCCACGCAGTTAAATCACCCGCAAAAACGCGAAACACACTATCTTGGCGTGGTTTACCACTAATTGCGGTACCATAATTAATCGCACAAGGCATCACAAAACCATCGTTGTAATCTGTATGCTCGCCAATGATATTCACACGCCCAGGCGCATAAACATTTAACGTAGGTTCAGTATGAAATTTTTGCTGGAATAAATTTTGAGCGGATTGCTGAGGGGTCATGTTATATTCCTTTTTATTTATCTGTTTTATTGTTATTCTCGCTGTTTAGCATTGAGTCAATGTATCATTCACGCCTTTACTTTTGCTTATAATGCACATCACTGAGCACACGAAGTCTTTCCGCCGCTTGCTCCGCAGTCAAATCACGTTGCGATTCACCTAACATTTCATACCCGACCATAAACTTGCGTACTGTCGCTGAACGTAAAAGAGGAGGATAGAAATGCGCATGTAATTGCCAATGTTCATTGCTGTCTTGATTAAAGGGTGCAGCATGGAATCCCATAGAATACGGGAACGAAATCTCAAATAAGTTATCGTATTTTGTCGTTAATTTTTTCAGTGCCAGCGCCAGATCGTTGGCTTGTGCATCAGTTAAATCGGTTAAGCGTTTAACCTGTACTTTAGGTAATAATAAAGTTTCAAATGGCCATACTGCCCAATAAGGTACCACCGCTAACCAATGCTCAGTCTCAACCACAATACGTTCTTTTAATTCTAGTTCACGTTTTACATAATCGACCAACATTACTGAGCCGTGTTTTTCAAAATACGCCCGTTGGGTTTGATCTTCACGCACGACTTCATTTGGTAAAAAACTGTTTGCCCAAATCTGTCCATGCGGGTGAGGATTTGAGCACCCCATTGCAGCTCCTTTGTTCTCAAAAATTTGTA
This window contains:
- a CDS encoding galactose-1-phosphate uridylyltransferase (COG1085 Galactose-1-phosphate uridylyltransferase), whose protein sequence is MRHQVFEPTEHPHRRYNPLTDQWVLVSPHRAKRPWQGQQEKVAEDEKPTHDPSCYLCPSNKRITGEQNPDYKKPFVFKNDFSALLEDTPNPENTTDPLFQISKAQGESRVICFSPDHSKTLPLLTVEEITEVIKVWQDQLHELGKTYQWVQIFENKGAAMGCSNPHPHGQIWANSFLPNEVVREDQTQRAYFEKHGSVMLVDYVKRELELKERIVVETEHWLAVVPYWAVWPFETLLLPKVQVKRLTDLTDAQANDLALALKKLTTKYDNLFEISFPYSMGFHAAPFNQDSNEHWQLHAHFYPPLLRSATVRKFMVGYEMLGESQRDLTAEQAAERLRVLSDVHYKQK
- a CDS encoding galactokinase (COG0153 Galactokinase), which produces MTPQQSAQNLFQQKFHTEPTLNVYAPGRVNIIGEHTDYNDGFVMPCAINYGTAISGKPRQDSVFRVFAGDLTAWDEFDLAQPIVPEPRKKWTGYVRGVVKFIQERYPTFQQGADLVISGNVPLSAGLSSSASLEVAVGKFCQQLGQLALTNTEIALIGQKAENQFVGCQCGNMDQLISALGQKDHLLMIDCRTLDTVPTPIPSNVAVMIVNSHVKHDLVAGEYNTRRQQCETAAKFFGVKALRDVSLTQFKQREAELTAFDAEVAKRARHVVTENQRVLDAVQALQSGNLALLGELMGQSHDSMRDDFEITVPQIDYLVELAQVAIGKTGGARMTGGGFGGCIVAVAPIEKVDAVRQIIADNYEKQTGLKEDFYVCTASQGVTVC
- the galM gene encoding galactose-1-epimerase (COG2017 Galactose mutarotase and related enzymes); this translates as MLMQTAQGCAPDGLPFQLFTLTNTKGMTIQVMDWGATWMSCKVPVQQVLREVLLGCRVEDYPSQQAYLGVTVGRYANRIAQGQFVLNGKTIQLDLNHGRHQLHGGTTGFNGKRWRVAQCGDNFVRFTLFSVDGDQGFQGNLNVTLTYTLTEENCVEVRFDAETDQDGPLNLTNHAYFNLNDADYGADIRTHYLQLNADYYLPVDAEGIPNGPLKSVQQTSFDFRRMKKIGQDFLQDEQVLVKGYDHAFLLNEDKTQTSAILTASDGSLSLHVSTSQPALQVYTGNFLAGTPTRLASVYADYAGVALETQALPDTPNHPEWWKFGGMSRAYEKYQHWTQFKFL